A region from the Etheostoma spectabile isolate EspeVRDwgs_2016 chromosome 9, UIUC_Espe_1.0, whole genome shotgun sequence genome encodes:
- the LOC116696233 gene encoding putative nuclease HARBI1 — MICDASCIFTNVKAKWPGSVHDSRIFRSSTISHRLSQGEFSGVLLGDKGYACETYLLTPLADPQTAAQRGYNLAHSRTRARIEMAFGLLKARFQCLRHLRVTPERACDITVACTVLHNIACLRKESAPALAPEIEWDNAAIFPDDINGRLVRDQYIHYFK; from the exons ATGATCTGTGATGCTTCCTGCATCTTTACGAATGTGAAGGCAAAgtggcctgggtctgtccatgACTCCCGAATTTTTAGGTCCAGTACCATCTCCCATCGACTTTCACAAG GTGAATTCTCTGGTGTTCTTCTGGGAGACAAGGGTTATGCCTGTGAGACGTACCTTCTCACCCCCCTTGCAGACCCTCAGACAGCAGCACAGCGAGGATACAATCTTGCCCATTCAAGAACACGGGCCCGAATTGAAATGGCATTTGGCCTTCTTAAAGCACGTTTTCAGTGTCTCCGCCACCTGAGGGTCACTCCAGAAAGggcctgtgacatcactgtcgcCTGCACCGTTCTTCATAATATTGCCTGTCTGAGGAAGGAAAGTGCTCCTGCACTGGCACCGGAGATTGAGTGGGACAATGCCGCCATATTTCCAGACGACATCAATGGCAGGCTGGTCAGAGACCAgtacattcattattttaaatga